The following proteins are encoded in a genomic region of Desulfuromonadales bacterium:
- the ndk gene encoding nucleoside-diphosphate kinase, producing MERTFAIIKPDAFAAGHTGKIIARIYAEGFKIVGLKKLYMSKVEAEGFYYVHKARPFFGELTDFMSSAPCVVMVLEAEGAIKKWRDLMGATNPAEAAAGTLRKEFGTSIGENATHGSDAPETAAFEIPYFFSGLELL from the coding sequence ATGGAAAGAACTTTTGCCATCATCAAACCCGACGCCTTTGCCGCCGGCCACACCGGCAAGATCATTGCCCGCATCTACGCCGAAGGCTTCAAGATCGTCGGTCTGAAAAAGCTCTACATGAGCAAAGTGGAGGCCGAGGGCTTCTACTATGTGCACAAGGCCCGTCCCTTCTTCGGCGAGCTGACCGACTTCATGAGCAGCGCTCCCTGCGTCGTCATGGTTCTCGAGGCCGAAGGGGCCATCAAGAAGTGGCGCGACCTGATGGGCGCCACCAATCCCGCCGAAGCCGCCGCCGGCACCTTGCGCAAGGAGTTCGGTACCTCGATCGGCGAGAATGCCACCCACGGTTCGGACGCCCCCGAGACCGCGGCCTTCGAAATCCCCTACTTCTTCTCCGGGCTGGAGCTGCTGTAA
- a CDS encoding AMP-binding protein → MTNELIVDGQYNIGHICTRQQCAAGRAEQVAMRWLSPALERRDYTFGEMDEQSSRFANVLAGLGFTPGDIFFTFLPRMPEQFFAFLGALKLQVITGTLFSNFGEEALLDRVGAARAKGIITKKGYLKKLTAIRDRLPALEYILLVDAPEHLAADILSYPRLMAEASSDFTAAPTPADAPSVLHYTSGSTGKPKGVVHVHRSVLMQSYTAAVVLGLRQDDVFWCTADQGWVTGTSYGIIGPWSLGVTQVHFGGGYSPEQWFGLLERERVSVWYSAPTALRMLMREDPEFYRRFDLAALRHISSVGEPLNPEVVHWGRSILGKEIYDTWFQTETGAIMIGNRPGLESRPGSMGQPIAGIEPAILADDGSVLPDNVSGNLCLKAGWPSMFVTYLGNDSAYRSKFRGGHYYTGDTAYRDADGYYWFQGRSDDVINTAGHLISPFEIESALIEVPAVAEAGVIGAPDELLFEKVVAFVSLHRQCEFTPELELKIRLHVTNKLSSVATPHELICIDAIPKNKSGKIMRRVLKARYLGTDAGDLSTMED, encoded by the coding sequence ATGACAAACGAACTCATCGTCGACGGGCAATATAATATCGGCCACATCTGCACCAGGCAGCAGTGCGCCGCGGGGCGGGCCGAACAGGTCGCCATGCGCTGGCTGTCACCGGCTCTGGAGCGGCGTGACTACACCTTCGGCGAGATGGATGAGCAGAGCAGCCGTTTCGCCAATGTGCTGGCGGGGCTCGGATTCACGCCGGGGGATATTTTCTTTACCTTCCTGCCCCGGATGCCGGAGCAGTTTTTCGCCTTTCTCGGTGCCCTCAAGCTGCAGGTGATCACCGGCACTCTCTTCTCCAATTTCGGTGAGGAGGCGCTGCTTGACCGGGTCGGCGCCGCTCGAGCGAAGGGGATCATCACCAAGAAAGGGTACCTGAAAAAACTCACCGCCATTCGCGACCGACTCCCCGCGCTGGAATACATCCTGCTCGTCGATGCCCCGGAACACCTGGCCGCGGACATCCTCAGTTATCCGCGGCTGATGGCAGAGGCTTCCTCCGACTTCACCGCGGCGCCGACCCCGGCCGACGCGCCGTCGGTGCTGCACTACACCTCGGGTTCCACCGGCAAGCCGAAAGGGGTGGTGCATGTTCATCGGAGCGTGCTGATGCAGAGCTACACGGCCGCCGTGGTTCTCGGCCTGCGGCAGGACGACGTCTTCTGGTGCACGGCCGACCAGGGATGGGTGACCGGCACCTCCTACGGCATCATCGGCCCCTGGAGCCTGGGGGTGACCCAGGTCCACTTCGGCGGCGGCTACAGCCCCGAGCAGTGGTTCGGATTGCTCGAACGGGAGCGGGTGAGCGTCTGGTACTCGGCCCCAACAGCCCTGCGCATGCTGATGCGGGAAGACCCGGAGTTCTACCGGCGGTTCGACTTGGCCGCCTTGCGCCACATCAGCAGTGTCGGCGAACCGCTCAATCCAGAGGTGGTCCACTGGGGCCGCAGCATCCTCGGCAAAGAGATCTATGACACCTGGTTCCAGACCGAAACCGGCGCCATCATGATCGGCAACCGCCCCGGGCTGGAATCCCGGCCCGGCTCCATGGGGCAGCCGATCGCCGGGATCGAGCCGGCGATCCTTGCCGACGACGGCAGCGTGCTTCCGGACAACGTGTCGGGCAATCTCTGTCTGAAGGCGGGGTGGCCGTCGATGTTCGTCACCTATCTGGGCAACGATTCCGCCTATCGCAGCAAGTTCCGCGGCGGCCACTACTACACCGGCGACACGGCCTACCGGGACGCGGACGGCTACTACTGGTTCCAGGGGCGCAGCGACGATGTCATCAACACCGCCGGCCACCTGATCAGCCCCTTCGAGATCGAGAGTGCCCTGATCGAAGTGCCGGCGGTGGCCGAAGCGGGGGTCATCGGTGCCCCCGACGAGCTGCTTTTCGAGAAGGTGGTGGCCTTCGTCAGCCTGCACCGTCAGTGCGAGTTTACGCCGGAACTGGAGCTCAAGATCAGGCTGCACGTCACCAACAAGCTCTCGTCGGTGGCCACCCCCCACGAACTCATCTGCATTGATGCGATTCCGAAGAACAAGAGCGGCAAGATCATGCGCCGGGTGCTGAAGGCCCGCTATCTGGGAACCGACGCCGGCGACCTTTCCACCATGGAGGATTGA
- a CDS encoding acyl carrier protein → MTTLEQLTPIFREVFDDEGITLTRQTTADDIDAWDSLSHMNLIVAVELRFKVKFALGELQALKNVGDLSDLVDKKLKK, encoded by the coding sequence ATGACCACCCTGGAGCAGCTGACACCCATCTTTCGCGAGGTTTTCGACGACGAAGGCATCACCCTCACCCGGCAGACCACGGCCGACGATATCGACGCCTGGGATTCTCTTTCGCACATGAACCTGATCGTGGCGGTGGAACTTCGGTTCAAGGTCAAATTCGCCCTGGGTGAGCTGCAAGCGCTGAAAAATGTCGGCGATCTGTCGGATCTGGTCGACAAAAAGCTTAAAAAATAG
- a CDS encoding MBOAT family O-acyltransferase, with the protein MLFNSYEFILFYLPVTLAGYLLLNRLRLATAANAWLLAASLFFYAWWNAAYLPLILGSILFNYTIGSLLAESNELKKPLVSKRTILIFGLVGNVALLGYFKYMDFFLGSLNVALGTDLPLLRIVLPLGISFFTITQIAFLIDAYEGLVEERKLLNYALFVTFFPHLLAGPILHHKDMMPQFDRLRNKVLNYKNLALGLFLFFVGLFKKVVIADPFSALARAGFDTATTLNFAEAWVASLAYTLQLYFDFSGYSDMAIGAGLMFNIRLPVNFHSPYKATSIIDFWKRWHITLTAFITTYVYTPILRSFRRITFVKSLVAVFLAMFISGIWHGAGWTFVVWGSLHGAALVVNHLWRKRKWKMPPAVGWLLTFTFVNVSFVFFRASSWNDALKVLRGMLGLSGAPLGRHALAAIQGDGSTWLILAAALILALAGRNSVQLTESFRPDWKHCAFTALVACYALFNLSKVSEFLYFQF; encoded by the coding sequence ATGCTTTTCAATTCCTACGAATTCATTCTCTTCTACCTGCCGGTGACGCTGGCCGGCTACCTGCTCCTCAACCGCCTGCGGTTGGCGACGGCGGCCAACGCCTGGTTGCTGGCCGCCTCGCTCTTTTTTTACGCCTGGTGGAATGCCGCCTATCTGCCGCTCATTCTGGGATCGATCCTCTTCAACTATACGATCGGCAGCCTGCTGGCCGAAAGCAACGAGTTGAAGAAACCCCTCGTCTCCAAACGGACTATCCTAATTTTCGGCCTCGTCGGCAATGTCGCCCTGCTCGGCTATTTCAAGTACATGGACTTCTTTCTCGGCAGTCTGAACGTCGCCCTCGGCACCGACCTGCCTCTGCTGCGCATCGTCCTCCCGCTGGGAATCAGCTTCTTCACCATCACCCAGATCGCTTTTCTCATCGACGCCTACGAGGGGCTGGTCGAAGAGCGAAAGCTTCTGAACTATGCCCTCTTCGTCACCTTCTTTCCGCACCTGCTGGCCGGGCCGATTCTGCACCACAAGGACATGATGCCGCAGTTCGACCGGCTGCGGAACAAGGTGCTCAACTACAAGAACCTCGCCCTCGGCCTTTTCCTGTTCTTCGTCGGACTGTTCAAGAAGGTGGTCATCGCCGATCCCTTTTCGGCTCTGGCCAGGGCTGGCTTCGACACCGCCACGACCCTTAATTTCGCCGAGGCCTGGGTGGCGAGCCTTGCCTACACGCTGCAGCTCTACTTCGATTTCAGCGGCTACAGCGACATGGCGATCGGCGCCGGGTTGATGTTCAACATCCGGCTGCCGGTCAACTTCCACAGCCCCTACAAGGCGACCAGCATCATCGATTTCTGGAAACGCTGGCATATCACCCTGACCGCCTTCATCACGACCTACGTCTACACGCCCATTCTGCGTTCGTTTCGTCGCATCACCTTCGTCAAGTCTCTGGTGGCGGTCTTCCTGGCGATGTTCATCTCGGGAATCTGGCACGGAGCCGGCTGGACTTTCGTCGTCTGGGGGAGCTTGCACGGCGCCGCGCTGGTGGTCAACCACCTCTGGCGCAAGCGCAAATGGAAGATGCCTCCGGCAGTCGGCTGGTTGCTCACCTTTACCTTCGTCAACGTCAGCTTCGTCTTCTTCCGGGCCAGCAGTTGGAACGATGCACTGAAGGTGCTCAGGGGGATGCTCGGTCTCAGTGGCGCCCCCCTGGGCCGCCACGCACTGGCAGCCATCCAGGGCGATGGCAGTACCTGGCTGATACTGGCAGCGGCACTTATTCTCGCCCTGGCGGGACGCAACTCCGTGCAGTTGACGGAGTCGTTTCGCCCTGATTGGAAGCACTGCGCCTTTACCGCCCTGGTCGCCTGCTATGCACTTTTCAATTTGAGCAAGGTCAGTGAGTTTCTCTACTTCCAGTTCTAG
- the rlmN gene encoding 23S rRNA (adenine(2503)-C(2))-methyltransferase RlmN — protein sequence MNRNPLNRSDKIDIKNLTLEELTQFLSGMGKERFRAGQLMRWIYGRGVVSFAEMTDLSKALREELAERAFVSDWTAEATETSSDGTKKYLFRLADGQTVETVRIPMEGERATLCISTQVGCAMQCSFCLTGTFGLVRNLETGEIVNQVCAAVKDGPVNNIVLMGMGEPLHNLDNVVKALQILYAPEGFDFSPRKITLSTSGLVPEMLELGRRIRVNLAVSLNATTDAVRNELMPVNRRYPLKELMAACRQYPLAPRQRITFEYILIRDVNDTPADARRLVKLLHGIPAKVNLIPFNEHEGSAFRSPLPESIEVFQTYLLGRNIVAIRRASKGQDISAACGQLKGKLERQQGRLPAP from the coding sequence ATGAATCGAAATCCGTTGAACAGGTCAGACAAAATCGACATCAAGAACCTCACGCTCGAGGAGTTGACGCAGTTTCTATCCGGGATGGGCAAGGAGCGTTTCCGCGCCGGCCAGCTCATGCGCTGGATTTACGGCCGCGGCGTGGTGTCCTTTGCCGAAATGACCGATCTGTCCAAGGCGCTGCGCGAGGAACTGGCCGAACGCGCCTTCGTCTCCGACTGGACCGCCGAAGCGACCGAGACGAGCAGCGACGGGACGAAGAAATATCTTTTCCGCCTGGCCGACGGCCAGACAGTGGAGACAGTACGCATCCCGATGGAAGGGGAGCGGGCCACCCTCTGCATCTCCACCCAGGTCGGCTGCGCCATGCAGTGCTCCTTCTGCCTGACCGGCACCTTCGGCCTGGTGCGCAACCTGGAAACGGGAGAGATTGTCAATCAGGTCTGTGCGGCGGTCAAGGACGGGCCGGTCAACAACATCGTCCTGATGGGGATGGGAGAACCGCTGCACAACCTCGACAACGTGGTCAAGGCGCTGCAGATCCTCTATGCCCCCGAGGGATTCGATTTCAGTCCCCGCAAGATCACCTTGTCGACATCGGGGCTGGTGCCGGAGATGCTTGAGCTGGGCCGGCGCATACGCGTCAACCTTGCGGTCTCCCTCAACGCCACCACCGATGCGGTGCGCAACGAACTGATGCCGGTCAACCGTCGCTATCCCCTCAAGGAGTTGATGGCCGCCTGCCGGCAGTACCCGCTGGCGCCGCGGCAGCGCATCACCTTCGAATACATTCTGATTCGCGACGTCAACGATACCCCGGCCGACGCCAGGCGGCTGGTCAAGCTGCTGCACGGCATCCCGGCCAAGGTCAACCTGATTCCCTTCAACGAGCATGAAGGGTCGGCCTTCCGATCGCCGCTTCCGGAGAGCATCGAAGTCTTCCAGACCTACCTGCTCGGCCGCAATATCGTGGCGATTCGCCGGGCCAGCAAGGGGCAGGACATCTCTGCTGCCTGCGGCCAGCTCAAAGGGAAGCTCGAACGGCAGCAGGGGAGGTTGCCGGCACCGTAA